TAATAAATTAACCGTAATTTCTTCCCCTTCTCCCCGAATAATATAATCCACCCAAGGCGCTTCACTCAACACTTCCCGATACATATAAGTGGGGTGAACACCGCCCATAATTGCCTTCGCATTCGGGCAAATTTGTTTAACTAATTTCAGGGTACTTTGAGACTTATAAATCATCGGAGTAATGGCCGTTGCTAAGACCACATCCGGTTGACGATCTTGCAAAATTTTCGCTAATTCGTCATCCTCAATAAAGTTACTCATCGCATCGACAAATTCGATGTCGGTAAACCCTGCGGTTTTCAACGCACCCCCCACATAAGGAGCCCAACTCGCAGGCCAATTTCCGGCAATTTCAGCCCCGCCAGAGTGATAATTCGGTTGAATCAACATGATCCGCATTTGCTTTCCTCCTGAAACCCTCAGTTTCTCTTCAGATTTGCGAACTCATGGAGATTATATGACTATATAGGAATCAAATGAGCAACGTTATCATAATTTAACACTTCGTAGTGACGGGTTGACGGCTCAAAGCCCTGAAGGGCTTACTATATCGGGGGTAGGATAACCCTGATATTGTTCCTGGATGATTCAAGTTATGCTTCAAGTTCCGTCTCTTCAATTTCCGTCTCTTCAATTTCCGAAAAATCTACTTGTTCATAAAGTTCGCTTAAAGTAAATTGGAATTCAACGGAACTCAGAGAGATAATATCCTGATCTGAGTCATATTCGGTAAATCTCCATTGTTTTTCTCCCGTTTTTGAATAGTGTTCCAAATAATAAGCATTTTGGTCAATTAAAATATATTCTTGGAATGTAGGAATAGAGCGATAAAAGCGAAATTTATCAGTTTTATCGTAACCTTCTGTTGATTTTGATAAAACCTCAACGATAATGGTGGGGTTAGTGACAGTGGTGGTATTTTTTCCTTGGTAAGTAGGCTTTCCCTGAATTACCATCACATCAGGATAAACATAGCGTCGGGTGGCGGGTATCCAGAGGCGAACGTCGCCGATAAATAGCCGATATTTTTGTTCTTTGATGGTCAAAGGGAATTTTTTGTAAAAGTTTCCTGCAATTTGGTTGTGGTTGGTGGTGCCACCCGTCATCGGTATAATTTCTCCATCGTGATATTCGCTTTTATATTCTGCGGTTTCCTCTAGGGTGAGGTATTCTTCCGGGGTGTAAGTGCGTTTTTGGGTTGTGTTAGTTTCGAGTAGTTGCATAATATATTCCTCTATTAGATTTCCCTTTTTTATCTTAACTACCAGATAGTCTGTACAAGGGGATAGCTCAAAATTTTGCTATCATAAGTTACTAAGGGAATACCATATCGTTTAGCGATCGCTACTAAAATTCTATCTGCTGGATCTTTATGGAAAGTTTCTGGTAAAGATGTACTTGCGATCGCATGAGTAAAATCATTGCTAGTTTTCATAAAAAGAAAGAAATTTTAAAAAAAATAGAAGCAGAAATGCCCAATATTAGGTTAGAGTTTTTACCTCCTTACAGCCCTGACTTTAATTTAATTGAACTGGTTTGGCATTCAGCCAAAGAATATATAGCTCATCGACTATTTGAATCAGTTGAGCAGCTAGAAGACTTGTTACATAAATTATTAAATGAAGGAGAGCTTATTATTAATTGGCATCGTAAAATTAAAAACAAAGGAAATGCTGTTTGTTAAATCAAGCTGCGTAGCAGCTTATTGGAGGCAGAGCCTCCGGTAGGCATTCCCTGGTAGAACCAGGGAACCAGAGGGTGGAGGGGTTTATGAAATGATTTCGATGGGAATTAATCCGGGTAAATCTTGATAGTTTCGATAACTGGAATATCGCCAATGGAGGGGATCGTCAATATAACCACGTTTAACTGGATTGTTATGAATATAGTCTAATTTTTGCCATAACATTTCTTCTGTGAGGATAGCTTGAGGATGAAAGCCTTCTTACCAAAGTTGATAGTCTTGATCAGTTTTATGGGGGAGTTTAGCGGCTTTAAGTTGAGTTAATAGATGATGACTTTGATTTTGCTTGAGTTGATCAATAATAGAACGAGCGGTAAAGGATTTAAAGGTTCTGATTTCTTTGGATAAGTTTTCAGCAGTTCCAATTAAATGTAGATGGTTCTCCATTAAAACGTAGCTGTGTAAAATTAAGCGCTGTTGGTCGTGTAAAAACTTTAAGGAATTAAGGATAATTTGAGCAAATTCTGGATGGCTGAAAATGGGAATCCAGTTAACGGTTGTGCAAGTCACAAAATGGGGTCTATCTTCTAATACTTTATAGCGGCTACGTCCCATCTCGATTTAATTTTACTTTGGTTTTTAGGGTTGACTGCATTGATGATTATACTACCCCTCGTCCCCCTCGTTGCTAGGTTCCACCTAGCAATGCCTTTTTGCAGGCTCCGCCTGCTGTTATCGGAGGCAGAGCCTCCTGTGGGCATTCCCTGGTGGAACCAGGAAACGAGGGGAAAGCCGTTCAGAAGCGATTCGTCAAGCCCAATTTAAGCTGCGTAATTTGACAGGAGATCAATTATATGCTAACTATAAACAACAATTAGAGGCTTATTTTGAGCAGCAAAACTGGGGCGAAAATCAAACAGAAATGGTTAAAATTCAACGATTACGATTAGACTTACTTTGTCGGGAACCATTACCCTTTGTCAGTCCCCAATATTGGGCGGGTTTTGTATCTCAGGGTTTAGCGTAGGCGGAAAATAGGGATACAATATATTGTGTCCCTACTGCTCATTTTTTTGTCAATTCTTGTCAGACGGTAAAAAATCAGTATTAAGAACTTCTTCTACCGTAAAGGGAGACTCTGGGGGAAATTCATTAATCGATAAACCTGTTTCACCTGCGGCTAGTTTCCTAGCATTTTGATAAGATTCATTAAAAATCTCTTCAAAAAAACGATATAAACTCGGACTGGTTGTGAAAGTATCTCCGAGGCGTATTCGATGTTCTATAATGGTGTACACCCAACTATTTGTTCGTTTTTCCGGCTGATATTTATACTTGAGTAAGTGCATCAGAAGTATTCTCAGATTACTTTTTAAAGCATTTTTCTCACTTCTCCCCATACTTTCCAGTTCCTCTAGGATATTTTCTAAATCTATATCGGCAAAATTTCTCTCTCTTAATAAGTTTATATTGGTTTGTAGCCACTCATAAAAATCCTGTTCATAAAGGGACTTTATTGCCATTGATTGAATCGTTGTCATTGAGTTTTCCTCCTTTTCTATTATGTACATCAGTCTAACAGATTTCATTGAGATTAATATTATTAATCACGATTATCTTCAAAGGTGACATCTTCATATAAAGCGTCAATAGGAGTGCGAAAATCAATACTTTTTAAATGAATTTCACTCCCTGGGTGGTAGAATTGTAAGACCCAAAGACCTTCAGGATTTCGACGTAAGCATTCAACACGCTGACGTTTTTGGTTAATTAAAATATATTCTTGTAACGTTTCTAATTGTTGATAGTCGGCAAATTTATCACCTCTGTCAAAGGCTTCTGTTTTTGGGGATAAAACTTCAACAATTAAACAAGGATATTTTTTATAATTTGTTAATTCTCGATCTCTCGGATCACAAGTCACTAAAATATCAGGATAGTAATAAATATTAGCTGTATCAATTTGGGCTTTCATATCGGACATATAGACACGACAACCCCGTCCTCGAACATGATTTCTTAAGGCTGAAGCTAAGTTTAAGCAAATGGTAACATGAGCATCACTGGCCCCTGCCATTGCATAAACTTGCCCGTCAATATATTCGTGTTTGATAGGGCTGGTTTCTTCCCCTGCTAGATAATCTTCGAGAGAAATGTAATTTTGCTGTTGATTTGCTACCATGGTTTTAAAAAATAAGTGATTCTGAGGTAATGTTATTAGAATTAATGATTTGCATTGATTATAACATTTTGTGGTGGAGTGTGAACGCCTCTACGATTTGAAAAGTTGACTCCGAAGGTTCAAGAAATAATATGATTAAAGTTTGAAATTGTATTGAAGAGTGTTAAAAATGTTGAAAGGGTTGTATCAACGCTTTATTTATATTACTTCGTCCTTAATATTGTGGGGTTGTGCCAATTCCACCTCGCTTTTTCCACCGACTAAAACCCTTAACGTTGCCGTCTCCCCAACACCAAAACCACCGCAACCCATCGAAGAAAAACCTGTTAATGGGTTAGGAGGTTACTTCTATTCTAACGGTGAAAATGCTTTTGGGCCGTTTACCCAGCGCATGGTACAAAAATGTCAAGGCTTGAATGGGGGGAGTGTTTGTAATACCCAACAATGGCCGGAAGCCTTGTTCCTCAAAGCCTATGGACAAAAACGTTGTCCTGATGGGAGTCGCTTCAATCAAATTCTGGGCTACTGCGTTGATGGAAATGAAGCGTTAGGGCTTTTTCCTAAAGAGCTTATCCCAACCTGTAACCAAGCTAACGATAGCAGCACTTGTGTGTCAACTCGCCAGAATGCCCGCTTGTTGTATAAAAAGATGCAGGATAAAAAACTGATTACCCCGGTCGGTCGTCCCCCTCAGTTTGTTCTACTGGCTTTTGATGGTTCTCGCTCCCTGGATGCGTGGAAAAAATCTCGCAATTTCACTCAAACTATGGCAAAAAAGAATATTCAGGCTCACTTTACCTATTTTATTAGCGGGGTTTACTTTGTAAATAATGAGAAACGCAATCTCTATACCCCTCCTGGGGGAAAAGGTCGGGGACGGTCTGCCATTGGTTGGGGTGGCACTCCCGAAGAGATTAATCTGCGCCTGGAACAGTTGAACAAAGCCTACCAAGAAGGTCATGAAATTGGCTCCCATGCGGTGGGTCATTTTGATGGGAGTCGCTGGAGTGAGGCGGACTGGACGCGAGAATTTGACTATTTTAATCAATTTATTTTTAATGCTTACAAAATCAACAATTTAAAAGGGTCTTTGGCATTTGATGTCAGTGCAATTCAAGGATTTCGTGCTCCTGAGTTGGGTCAGAGTCCGGGTTTATATAAAACCTTGAAAAAAAGAAGATTTCGTTATGATACTAGCCGAGTCGCCGCCGCGAATTATTGGCCAAAACTTGAAAATGGGGTTTGGAATTTCCCCTTGGCTTCTCTTACAACAGCGATGACTCGCAAAAATGTTTTATCAATGGATTATAACTTTTACTATGCCCATTCTAAGGGAAAACCTAACTCTAGTAATGCCAAACGTTATGAAGAAGATATGTTTCAAACCTATTTAAAATATTTCCAAAGTAACTATTTAGGAAACCGTGCACCTGTGCATATCGGTCATCATTTTTCCGATTGGAATCAAGGTGCTTACTGGAAAGCGCTATTTCGCTTTGCGGAGGAGGTTTGTGGGAAACCAGAAGTTCAATGTGTTACCTATAGTGTGTTAGCGGATTTTATGGATTTACAAACTCCTGAACAAATTGCTATTTATCAGAAGGGGGGTTTTCCTAAATTAGATAAAGGAAAAAAGAATTAAATCCTGTTCTTTGTTCCTATTCTTTTTATGGCTCTTTTGAAGAATAAAATTGATGGAAGTGGTGCGTAAAAAGAAACCTTACGCACCTTACAGTATCGTATTTTTTAAGCGGTTAACGCTTGGCTAGAAAGTCGTAAAATTTCGGTGGTTTTAAAGCCGATTTGATGGAGAGATTCTCCATAATGAACCATAAATTCTTCGATGAGTTCGAGTTTGTTCATTCCGAGCACTTTAACATCAGATTCAACTTGATTGAGCATTCGCAAGATGATGGGTAAAATTTGACGATTTGCGGTTTCTAGTTCGGCTTTGATCTCTTGAAAGTGTTGTTTGAGCCAAAGAATTCCAAAGTTAAGATGGTGGTATTCATCTTTAACGACAGATTGAGTAATTTTTCGAGCAAAATTATCGGCAACGGGAATATAGTTATGATAAGCTGCGATCGCAAAGGATTCAATGACTAAGGATTGAATTAACAAACAAGTTGCAATTTTTGAGGTAGTTGCTGCTGTTTGAAATAATTGGCGCAAATCAGCAAAAAAATACTTTGCCATTTCTAAATCAGGAATAACATTCAAGTTTTTACCACAGGCTTCAAAACTTTTACGATGACCCTGTTCCATTTTACCTAACTTCATTAATTCTTTGGAAAATTCGGGCAAAAGTTCAGCCAAACTGATAAAATTATCATAGGCTTCCTGTTCTCCTTCAATCACAATTCCGTTAATTCGGCTGAAACTATCACGGTAAGTATCGCTATTATAATCTAACTTTTGAGTGGATAAGGATTCAGACATTTTAAATTAGCCTCCTGATAGTATACTGGGTTTAAATCATCAGTTAATCTGTTTTGAATAGCATTATTAGGCTAGGTTTTCTAGCCAAGGTCTTGCTCCGGTAGTCCGACGAATTTCTCGCCAAATTGCTGTAGCAGCTAATGCTCCATCTCCTGCTGCTATTATAACTTGATTTAACCCCACTTTTAAATCCCCAATTGCAAAAATTCTAGGGTGAGAAGTTCGACACATTTTATCAGTGAGTAAATTATTTCCTTGTAGTTCCAGATTAATATCTTTAAGATAGGTATTATGATAGCGAGATCCCATCGAAATTAATCCAGTTTCTAACTCAATTAAGCTTCCATCGGTTAACTCAACTCCGGTCATTTTATGATTTTTTCCGACAAATTGATGAATGGGGGTTTCTATGATTGGATAACCATATTCTTTTAATTTATTTCTCAGAGGTTCACTGATGGTAAATACTCCATGGGTAAAAATAGTAATATAAGGAGTAAACCAACTTAAATTAAATACCATTTCTTCAATTGCGACTTCACTCCCAGCAAAAAAACCACATTTTTTATCAATCATTTCATACCCATCACAGACCATACAAACGTGCAGGTTATAACCCGCATATTCGTAAACGTTTCGCATATCATCTAAGGGAGGTAAATAGTCGATAATTCCGCTTGCAGCAATTAAGTATTTTGAACGAAACACCGCTTCAATACTATTTTGACGACCGACTTTGACTTTAATGGCAAAGGTTTGTCCTTCATCGATGACTTCTTCAACAAAACCGTTGAGAAAATCCCCATCTAAACTAGCATAATGTTCTTTTCCCCGTTGTAATAAAACTCGTCCGGGTGTATCGGGAGGTAAACCCAAATAATTATGTAATTCCTGCATCCAAAATGACCGAGCTTTGCCTTTATCAATCATTAAACTAGAAAGGCGATAACGTTTTAAATAAATTCCTGCCGAAAGTCCACCAGCACCGCCACCAATCACTATAACATCATAAATTGGGTTTTGTTTATCCTGTAAATTATTTTTGGAAAGCTGCATAATTTTTCTCCGTTGATTGATTAACTAATTCGAGCCATAATTGCTGCAAATAAAGGCAAGAATGTAAAACAGATTAATTCTCCTTTGATTAACCAGGACAGTCGATTCAGTTTGGAAGATTCTAAGCAAG
This is a stretch of genomic DNA from Planktothrix tepida PCC 9214. It encodes these proteins:
- a CDS encoding PIN domain-containing protein, with the translated sequence MKTSNDFTHAIASTSLPETFHKDPADRILVAIAKRYGIPLVTYDSKILSYPLVQTIW
- a CDS encoding NAD(P)/FAD-dependent oxidoreductase, encoding MQLSKNNLQDKQNPIYDVIVIGGGAGGLSAGIYLKRYRLSSLMIDKGKARSFWMQELHNYLGLPPDTPGRVLLQRGKEHYASLDGDFLNGFVEEVIDEGQTFAIKVKVGRQNSIEAVFRSKYLIAASGIIDYLPPLDDMRNVYEYAGYNLHVCMVCDGYEMIDKKCGFFAGSEVAIEEMVFNLSWFTPYITIFTHGVFTISEPLRNKLKEYGYPIIETPIHQFVGKNHKMTGVELTDGSLIELETGLISMGSRYHNTYLKDINLELQGNNLLTDKMCRTSHPRIFAIGDLKVGLNQVIIAAGDGALAATAIWREIRRTTGARPWLENLA
- a CDS encoding transposase, translated to MGRSRYKVLEDRPHFVTCTTVNWIPIFSHPEFAQIILNSLKFLHDQQRLILHSYVLMENHLHLIGTAENLSKEIRTFKSFTARSIIDQLKQNQSHHLLTQLKAAKLPHKTDQDYQLW
- a CDS encoding aldehyde oxygenase (deformylating), whose amino-acid sequence is MSESLSTQKLDYNSDTYRDSFSRINGIVIEGEQEAYDNFISLAELLPEFSKELMKLGKMEQGHRKSFEACGKNLNVIPDLEMAKYFFADLRQLFQTAATTSKIATCLLIQSLVIESFAIAAYHNYIPVADNFARKITQSVVKDEYHHLNFGILWLKQHFQEIKAELETANRQILPIILRMLNQVESDVKVLGMNKLELIEEFMVHYGESLHQIGFKTTEILRLSSQALTA
- a CDS encoding Uma2 family endonuclease; translation: MVANQQQNYISLEDYLAGEETSPIKHEYIDGQVYAMAGASDAHVTICLNLASALRNHVRGRGCRVYMSDMKAQIDTANIYYYPDILVTCDPRDRELTNYKKYPCLIVEVLSPKTEAFDRGDKFADYQQLETLQEYILINQKRQRVECLRRNPEGLWVLQFYHPGSEIHLKSIDFRTPIDALYEDVTFEDNRD
- a CDS encoding polysaccharide deacetylase family protein → MLKGLYQRFIYITSSLILWGCANSTSLFPPTKTLNVAVSPTPKPPQPIEEKPVNGLGGYFYSNGENAFGPFTQRMVQKCQGLNGGSVCNTQQWPEALFLKAYGQKRCPDGSRFNQILGYCVDGNEALGLFPKELIPTCNQANDSSTCVSTRQNARLLYKKMQDKKLITPVGRPPQFVLLAFDGSRSLDAWKKSRNFTQTMAKKNIQAHFTYFISGVYFVNNEKRNLYTPPGGKGRGRSAIGWGGTPEEINLRLEQLNKAYQEGHEIGSHAVGHFDGSRWSEADWTREFDYFNQFIFNAYKINNLKGSLAFDVSAIQGFRAPELGQSPGLYKTLKKRRFRYDTSRVAAANYWPKLENGVWNFPLASLTTAMTRKNVLSMDYNFYYAHSKGKPNSSNAKRYEEDMFQTYLKYFQSNYLGNRAPVHIGHHFSDWNQGAYWKALFRFAEEVCGKPEVQCVTYSVLADFMDLQTPEQIAIYQKGGFPKLDKGKKN
- a CDS encoding DUF29 domain-containing protein, which codes for MTTIQSMAIKSLYEQDFYEWLQTNINLLRERNFADIDLENILEELESMGRSEKNALKSNLRILLMHLLKYKYQPEKRTNSWVYTIIEHRIRLGDTFTTSPSLYRFFEEIFNESYQNARKLAAGETGLSINEFPPESPFTVEEVLNTDFLPSDKN
- a CDS encoding Uma2 family endonuclease; translated protein: MQLLETNTTQKRTYTPEEYLTLEETAEYKSEYHDGEIIPMTGGTTNHNQIAGNFYKKFPLTIKEQKYRLFIGDVRLWIPATRRYVYPDVMVIQGKPTYQGKNTTTVTNPTIIVEVLSKSTEGYDKTDKFRFYRSIPTFQEYILIDQNAYYLEHYSKTGEKQWRFTEYDSDQDIISLSSVEFQFTLSELYEQVDFSEIEETEIEETELEA